A single Setaria italica strain Yugu1 unplaced genomic scaffold, Setaria_italica_v2.0 scaffold_44, whole genome shotgun sequence DNA region contains:
- the LOC101782304 gene encoding disease resistance protein RPM1: MAGLVACNPSKPGGYWDEVCKSLFPGSVTALSLNGVTRILDFCYNDLPEDHLKTCAVYLSIFPKGYKISMKRLTRRLIAEGFVSERQGLTEEEVAETYFNQLMRRKLIRPVEHNSNGKVKSFLVHDMVLEYMVSKASEENFITLVGGHWMMPPRSNKVRRLSMQSSGSKHENMTKNLTDLSLVRAVTVFGSLKQLPFHLFNEIIIQVLDLEGWKGLNEKHLKNHICKMLALKYLSLRRTEIAKIPKKIGKLEYLETLDIRETHVEELPKSVEKLKRISSILGGNKNPRKGLRLPQEKIKEPKESTSAHEKSEDDTVISTSTQEKNKEGMKALRVLSGIEIVGESTAVDGLHQMIGLKKLAIYKLHINKDDKIFTQLLSAITYLFSCGLQTLAINDEGSDFINSLDSMSSPPRYLIALELSGMLERPPMWISELHTLSKLTLSLTVLRTDTFKLLQVLPTLFSLTFSLSAAKQNQDKIKDILEKNKSDSDGEIFVPAGFPSLKLLRFFAPLVPKLGFGDNAMPKLEMIQLRFEAFEGLFGIDTLENLREVHLKVNGLAAELKESDEAGTHETVAPEIKERKEAAEITRFLVEHLRNYTTDKRKVIVDYTINA, encoded by the coding sequence ATGGCTGGTCTTGTCGCCTGCAACCCAAGCAAGCCCGGTGGTTACTGGGATGAAGTTTGCAAATCATTATTTCCAGGGAGTGTGACTGCTCTCTCCCTGAATGGGGTTACGAGGATACTCGATTTCTGTTACAATGATTTGCCAGAAGATCATCTCAAGACCTGCGCAGTGTACTTGAGCATATTTCCAAAGGGGTACAAAATCAGTATGAAGCGTTTGACCCGGAGATTGATAGCTGAAGGTTTTGTTAGTGAGAGGCAAGGGCTGACggaggaggaagttgcagagaCATACTTTAATCAGCTCATGAGAAGGAAGTTAATACGTCCTGTGGAGCACAACAGCAATGGAAAAGTAAAATCATTTCTAGTTCATGACATGGTTCTTGAATACATGGTTTCCAAGGCAAGTGAAGAGAACTTTATTACTTTGGTTGGTGGCCACTGGATGATGCCACCACGCAGCAACAAAGTGCGTCGACTCTCTATGCAAAGCAGTGGTTCCAAGCATGAGAATATGACCAAAAACCTAACAGACTTGTCTCTAGTGCGGGCAGTGACTGTGTTTGGAAGCCTGAAGCAACTGCCTTTCCATTTATTCAATGAAATAATAATACAAGTGCTAGATCTTGAGGGTtggaagggtttgaatgagaaACATCTGAAGAATCATATATGCAAAATGCTTGCGTTGAAGTATCTAAGCCTCCGAAGAACAGAGATTGCAAAAATCCCCAAGAAGATTGGGAAATTGGAGTATCTTGAAACTCTTGACATAAGGGAGACACATGTTGAGGAGCTACCAAAATCTGTAGAGAAGCTAAAACGGATCAGTAGCATACTTGGTGGCAATAAAAACCCACGGAAGGGCTTGAGGTTGCCTCAAGAAAAAATTAAGGAACCAAAGGAAAGTACATCGGCTCATGAAAAAAGTGAGGACGACACAGTTATAAGTACGTCCACGCAAGAGAAAAATAAGGAGGGAATGAAAGCACTCCGTGTACTGTCAGGGATTGAGATTGTTGGGGAATCAACAGCTGTCGATGGCCTTCATCAGATGATAGGGCTAAAAAAGCTTGCCATTTACAAGCTCCATATAAATAAAGATGATAAAATCTTCACACAACTACTCTCCGCTATTACGTACCTTTTCAGCTGTGGTCTGCAAACTCTGGCAATCAACGATGAAGGTTCTGATTTTATCAACTCACTGGACTCCATGTCCTCACCTCCAAGGTACCTCATCGCCCTTGAACTGTCTGGGATGTTGGAAAGGCCCCCAATGTGGATATCCGAACTCCACACCCTCAGCAAGTTAACGCTGTCTCTGACAGTTCTCCGGACTGATACATTCAAGCTCCTCCAGGTCCTGCCAACACTGTTTTCTCTCACATTTTCACTTAGTGCGGCAAAGCAGAATCAGGACAAAATAAAGGACATCCTCGAGAAGAATAAATCAGATTCTGATGGGGAGATCTTTGTTCCAGCAGGATTCCCGAGTCTTAAGCTGCTACGCTTCTTTGCACCCCTTGTGCCAAAGCTGGGATTTGGTGACAATGCAATGCCAAAATTAGAGATGATTCAGCTACGGTTTGAAGCCTTTGAAGGTTTATTTGGCATCGACACATTAGAAAACCTCCGGGAGGTGCACCTCAAAGTTAATGGCCTAGCGGCGGAATTAAAAGAAAGTGATGAAGCAGGAACACATGAAACAGTAGCCCctgaaataaaagaaaggaaggaagcgGCTGAAATCACCAGGTTCTTGGTCGAACATTTGAGGAACTACACTACTGATAAGCGGAAGGTAATCGTTGACTATACCATCAATGCTTGA